The genomic DNA TCACATCGCCCGAGTCTTCGGCGGCGCGAGCCTCGACACCGGTACCAACGAGAGGGGCCTCGGCGCGCAACAAAGGCACGGCCTGGCGTTGCATGTTGGAACCCATCAGGGCACGGTTGGCATCGTCATGCTCGAGGAACGGAATCAACGAAGTAGCAACCGAAACGACCTGTTTCGGAGAAACATCCATGTAGTCGACAAGGTTCTTGTCGACGGTGTCAACTTCACCACCGGTCATACGAACCAGGACACGATCATTACGGAACGTGCCATCGGAATTCAACGGCGCGTTCGCCTGCGCAATGATGTGGCCTTGCTCTTCTGACGCAGTGAGGTAGTCAAGCTGATTCGATACCTTGGCGTTTTTCACCCGGCGGTACGGAGTCTCTATGAAGCCGTATCGGTTGACTTTGGCGTACGTCGCGAGCGAACCGATAAGCCCGATGTTGGGACCCTCGGGTGTCTCGATTGGACACATCCGCCCGTAGTGGGACGGGTGTACATCGCGCACCTCGAACCCGGCGCGTTCGCGTGACAGACCACCGGGGCCGAGCGCAGAGAGACGTCGTCGATGGGTGATCCCCGCAAGCGGGTTCGGCTGATCCATAAACTGGCTGAGCTGGCTGGTTCCGAAAAACTCCTTGATCGAAGCAACTACCGGGCGGATGTTTATCAGGCTCTGCGGTGTGATCGCTTCAGGATCCTGGGTTGTCATACGCTCGCGAACGACACGCTCGAGACGGCTGAGTCCGACACGGATCTGATTCTGAATCAGCTCACCGACGGTGCGAACGCGCCGGTTGGCGAAGTTATCGATATCGTCGATGAAATAGCCCTCCTGGTTTTCAGAAAGAGCGATCAGATATCGAATTGTGTCGAGCATGTCCTCTTCGGACAGCAGACCGTGAGTCGTCCCGTCGTAGTTCTCAAGATCAATACCGGGCCTACCAAACTTCTGGTCGAGCTTGTAACGACCGACGCGGGTGAGGTCGTATCGCTTTGCGTTGAGGAACAGCGTCTTGATCAGACCGCGTGCAGACTCGACTGTCGTGAGCTCACCTGGTCGGAGCTTGCGATAGAGATCAAGCAGAGCCTCGTCACGGGTCGTCGTGGTGTCCTTGGCGAGAGTCTCGCGAATCATCTCGTTCCCATCGAAGAGTTCGAGAATTTCTTCGTCGGTTTCGGCAAACCCGAGCGCACGGATAAAGGTCGTCACGTACTGGCGGCGTTTGCGGTCGACACGCACACCAACCGTGCCCTTCTTGTCGGTGTCGAACTCAAGCCAAGCGCCGCGACCGGGGATCACCTTTGCAGCGTGGAGTACCTTGTCTGAGGTCTTGTCCTGCGCAGCGTTGAAATACACCCCGGGAGAACGCACGAGCTGACTCACCACAACACGTTCGGTGCCATTGATGATGAACGTGCCGTTCGGTGTCATCATCGGGAAGTCGCCGAGGAACACCTGCTGCTCCTTGATTTCACCGGTTTCGCGGTTTAGGAATCGGGCGGTAACGAAAAGCGGCTTTGAGAAGTTGGAGTCTTGCTCCTTCGCCTCTTCAATGGTGAGAGGGGCATCGCCGAAACGATGGTCGGTGAGTTCCAAAGCAAGGTTGCCCGTGAAGTCCTCGATCGGCGAGGCTTCGGCGAAAATACGTTGCAATCCGTGGTCAAGAAACCACGAGAAAGATTCATGTTGGATTTCGATCAAGTTCGGGAGAGGCTGGGTCTCCGGAATCTTTGCAAACGACAATCTCTTGCGCGCACGAGCCAAGGTGATCTCCTCTACCGAGATGGACAAAAGGGACGGGTCTGAACTTTTAGCAACTCAGGACGACCGAAAAACCAGGATAGCACATAGCTAACCTGGTCTTTCCAGATGGGAGACGTCGAGAACTTGTTCAATTGCTTACCCGAACGATACAACGACATTGCACCGCGCGTCAAGGGTATATCTCGGAACCGCTCACCACGGACTACACAAGAATTGGGGCGAGATCGTGACAGTCTCGCCCTAATTCTCTTGGGCCTCAGTTGACCGCTACTTGATCTCGACAGATGCCCCGGCACCCTCGAGGGCCTCTTTTGCCTTGTCGGCAGCCGCCTGATCGACACCTTCGAGCACGGGACCCGGGGCGTTGTCGACAACACCCTTGGCCTCTTTGAGCCCCAGGCTGGTGAGTTCGCGAACGACCTTGATCACCTGGATCTTCTTGTCGCCGATCGCTGAGAGCAGCACGTCGAACTCGGTCTGCTCTTCCACGGCAGCACTGTCACCGCCGTCGGTTGCAACGGCTGCCACCGCGACCGGTGCGGCCGCGGTCACCTCAAACTTGTCTTCGAATGCCTTGAGGAATTCGGAGAGTTCAAGTACGGACATTTCCTCAAAGACTGTGAGCAAGTCTTCTGTCGTCTTTTTTGCCATGGTTATTCCTCCTCGGCTTTGTCAGCCGGTTCTTCTTGTTCTTGGGAAACGTTTTCGCTTGCTACGTCCGCGGTCTCGTTAGCTACCGCGTCATCGTCGGCAGTGTCACTGCCTGCAGCCTCATCAGCGACCGTGTCGTCGGCTGACAGCTCAGACGACGTGTCGTCGTCGACCGCTTCGTCGACTGCGCTATCGTCAGCAGCGACCGGTTCGGCCGGCTCGTCGACTGCGCCGGTGGTATCACCGGCAGCTTCCTTCTTCTCAATGAGCTGCTGCATCATCGAGGCTACGTTGCGCGGCAACGCAGCAAGCAGACCGGCCATATTCGACATCGGCGCACGCATGGTGCCGAGCAACTTGGCAAGTAACTCGTCGCGGCTGGGCAACTTCGCTAGATCGGCGACCCGTTCGGGAGTCAGGAGTTCGACCCCGAGGACCGCTCCTTTGATCGTGAACGCGTCGTTCTCAGCCGCAAAGGTAGCAAGCACCTTTGCGGCCGCTGCTGGGTCAGCATCGGCGAACGCCAAACCGGTTGGACCGACAAGAAGGTCTTCAAGACCCTCTATATCGAGACCGGCAGTGGCGAGACGCGTCAAAGTCATCTTGGCGACCTTGAACTCCGCGCCGGACTCGCGCAGTCCGCGCCGCAACTCCTGCTGCGACTTTACGGACAGCCCTGCGTACTCGGCAAGGAACACCGCTTGTGCTCCCTCGAAGCGCTCTTGTAGCTCGGCTACAGCCTTGACCTTGTCTGGTCGTGGCATGTGTCCTCCTTTGTCTACTTCGGATGCAACACCCCGCTGCACATGGCGACAGTTCACAAGACATCCATCTCGTAGAAAAAGCCCCCGACCATCGGCACGAGGACTATCTGAGAAACGAATCTTCAGGAAGAACCTGCGCTGGCGTCTATCGACTTATGCCCTGGGGCGCCCGCGGTCTTTGGTCGCAGTATGAGTTTTGCGGACGTCAGCGTATGCGCACGCGACAAGAACGTCAAAACGAGTGATTGGCTGGCAGCTTGACTCGGTGTCGCAGCTCGCAAGAAAGGTCGTACGGGTACGGAGATGTCGGCGCGGCGCTTTTCGACCTACCGAGGATTTGGGCAGACGGCGGGCCAGGATGCCATCCAATCGCCCCACTCCTATGTCACGTCAGGGTAGGGACTGACGATGTGACCAGATCGGCCGAAGCTCTCCAGGGCGATGGTGGACCGCCCATGCTTCGAGTCGTCCATACCCGTACGGCGCCATACTGGCCTATGCCACCTCCGTTGTCCACCCGAGCCAACAAGCGGCCACCGACCCGCCACAGATGGCCCGAGATGGACTACTCAAATGTGCGACCCGGATCAGCGTACGGTCTTAATCTTTGACTGCATCCATGAGCGCAGCGATGTCGACGCGGACGCCGGGTCCCATCGTCGAAGAGATCGAGATCTTCTTCATGTAGAAGCCCTTTGCCGAAGCAGGCCTGGCACGCTGCACTTCGTCGGCAAGTTTTATGAGGTTTTCCAGAAGCTGCTCTTCGGAAAATGACACTCGACCGATCCCCACATGCACGTTGCCATAACGGTCGTTGCGATACTCAACACGACCCGCCTTGAACTCGGCAACCGCGGTCGCCACATCGGTTGTCACCGTTCCGGACTTTGGGTTCGGCATCAATCCACGCGGTCCAAGAAGTTGGCCCAACTTTCCAACAACCGGCATCATGTCTGGCGTTGCAATGGTGACGTCAAAATCGAGCGGGCGACCTTTGGAAAACTCCGTGGCAAGCACGGCCCCGCCCACGATGTCAGCGCCGGCCTTTTCTGCCGCCTCGGCGTTTTCGCCTGTTGCGAAAACACATATCCGCACGTTCTTGCCGGTACCATGCGGCAAGCTGACGGTCCCACGGACAATCTGGTCGGCCTGGCGTGGGTCGATACCCAACAGGAACACCGCGTCAACGCTCTCGTCAAACGAAGCGTACGCGAGGCTCTTGACTGTCGCTACCGCGTCTTGCGGTGCGTGTAACTGAGAACTGTCGTACTTGCGCCGCACCGCGGCCTTTTTCTTGGCTTCTTTTGCCATGTTTTTTTCTCCTAGTGGTACGGCGGCCTACGGCCTCCCACGGATGGTGCGAGTGCGACCCGCGGTGATCGATTGAGGTATTCGCTAACCGTCGACGAGCAGACCCATCGACCGGGCAGTGCCCTCGATAATCAGCATTGCGGCATCGACATCGTTGGCGTTGAGATCTCGCATCTTGGTTTCGGCAATGTCACGCACCTGGTCACGAGTGACTGTCCCCACCTTGACCTTGAGCGGCTCTGACGAACCCTTCTCGATCTTCGCCGCTTGACGCAGCAGGACCGCCGCCGGAGGGGTCTTTGTCACAAACGTGAACGTCCGGTCCTCGTACACCGAAATCTCAACAGGGACGATCGTCCCGGCCTGGCTCGCGGTGGCGTCGTTGTACGCCTTGACGAAGTCCATGATGTTGACACTGTGCTGACCGAGCGCCGGTCCGACCGGTGGAGCGGGGGACGCCTGTCCAGCAGGAATCTGGAGCTTTATAACTGTCACGAGCTTCTTGCGGCCCATTGGTAACCTCGCTTGGTGTTAGAACTTAACAATCTGGTCGAAGCTGAGTTCGACAGGCGTTTCACGGCCGAAGATATCGACAAGGACTCGCACCTTCGACTGGTCGACGTTGATGTCTTCGACGATGCCGTTGAAATCGGCGAAAGGCCCTTCGACAACACGCACTGTCTCGCCAACCTCCCAGGCCGGCTTGAACCGCGGCTTCTCTTTTTCGATCTCGTCCTTTCGGACGCCGAGGATTCGCTCAACTTCGCGCCTTGACAGTGGTGTTGGCTTGGTGCCAGAGCCCACGAAGCCGGTAACACCCGGGGTGTTGCGAACCGCATACCAGGCGTCATCATCGAGGTACAACCTGCACAAGATGTATCCAGGAAACTTCTTGCGCTGAACGGTGACCTTCTTACCACCCTTGAACTCGATGACGTCCTCCATCGGAATCACGACATCGAAAATCTTGTCCTCAAGATGCATTGACTTCACACGAGTTTTAAGGTTCGCCTTTACTTTGTTCTCGTACCCGGAGTACGAATGGATGACATACCACGAACCGGAGAGGTCGTACGGACTCTCTGGTTCAGGCTCGACGTATGGCGCGGAGGCGGCGTCCTCTTCGTCGACGACTTCGTCGGTCTCCGTTTCGAGAGCTTGTGTCACGTCATTCATTTCGTTACACCCCCAACAACTTCAGGAACACCTTCTGCAGGCCCCAGTCGAGGCCAAAGGTCATCCCGGTCAATGCAGTTGCGGTGATGAACACGACGAGAGTGAACGTCGTGAGTTCTTTTCTTCCTGGCCACGCGACCTTCTTGAGTTCTTGACGGACCTCGCGAAAGAACTGCTGGAAGCTGGCACGATCGCGTTTGCGCGGGGCTGGACCCTGCTTGCGTCGTTGCTTGGCGCGCTCTTCCTCCTTGGCCTGGAGGCGTCGCATCTCTCGATTCACATGCAATCCTTCCTCGATGGGCAGGGGCGGTGGGATTCGAACCCACAACCTCTGGTTTTGGAGACCAGCGCTCTAGCCGTTAGAGCTACACCCCTCTACGACTCGGAGCCGACGGGAGAGTATATGTTGCTTTGCCCGAAAGTGTAAAACCCTGGTTTGGCGTGCGGGAAACCTCTGTCAGACAGAGTGTACATACCGTCGCCGGATAACAGCGGCGGCACCGAGCGCAACGGCCGTGGCCCCGGCAACTGCAATCGCTGCGACATACCCCTTTGTCGGAGCCTCGGCGGTGGCTACGCCTTCGGCAATGGCGACCCCGACCACGGCCACAAGCCCCGCCGGGGCAAGGTCGGTGATGGATCCAAGTGCAGACAACTCGCGCTGGAGGCGACCGTATTTCGACATCTCCGCCTGACATCCGATGCATGACTCAAGGTGCGCTTGCAGACCGGGAGTCGGCGGTGCATCAATAAACGCCGGCATCCACAGCTTCGCAAGCGAGCAGGTGACCTTCACTTGTCTTCCCCGTATTCATCCCAGAGTTGGGTTTTGAGCTGTTTGTGACCACGATGAAGGCGCACCTTGGCGGCTGTCACGGATATCTCCAAATGTTCAGCGATCTGGCCGTGCGACCAATCATAAATGTCTCGCAACACAACAACGGCTCGAACGGACGGTGAAAGGGTGTCGAGGGCTTTCAGCAACCGAGGGCGCATTGCTGCGCTTTCGGCAGCCCGCGCCGGCCCAATACTGACAAGGTCGGGCTGGGCGTTCGCTAACTCGTCGAGGCTGGCAATAGCGTGTCGTTTTGTCTTGCGACGATACGACCACGCAGCGTTGACGGTGATACGGTGGAGCCAGGTGGAAAACTTCGATTCGCCGCGGAACTTCTCCAGGTGGCGCCACGCACGCACGAAAGCTTCCTGCGAAACGTCAGCAGCTTGATCTCGATTCCCGACAAGGCGGAGCGCCAAAGTGAACACCTCGTGTTGATGTCGTCGCACTAGCTCAGAAAACGCGGACTGATCTCCGCTTTGCGCAGCGGTGATCAGTTCCTCTTCACTGTCTCTGACCGCGTCGGGTTGCATCGGGTTACTCGCCGGCTTGCAGAGTCGCCTGGCAGGTCACCAGTGTTGTTTCGCCGCCGGTAAGACTCAACGTCACCCGAGGGCCGCCGTCAGTGTTCGTGCGCGTGCCTGATACCGCCGCCTGATCACCGGGAAACAACGGGTTCTTAAATCGTAAACGGGCATCGGCCAGCGGGGAGTCGCCGGCTGTGGCCGCGGCCGCGATCTGGAGCAGCCACGACGACATCAACAGTCCGTGAACAACAATTCCCGCAAGACCAGACCGAACCGCCGCGTCATGATCGAGATGCACGGGGTTAAAGTCGCCACTCACCCCAGCGTATCTGACGAGGTCAAGGCGGCTTGCGGATTTCGCAATGGGACCAATCTCGGTACCGGTCATGACCCCCGGTGCCGGCTCGTTCTTGGCGGACATGTCGACGGCAGGCTCTGCCTGCCCGGCAACGTCCGCAGTGCCGGCCTCGTCACCCATCAAGAACACAGACGTCGATTTCACGGAGGAACCATTGTCTCCCGCGGCACTAGCTTCGAGCGTCACGAAGTTCATTGCACCACGCGAGCGAACCGAAACAACACGCGCTGACACTGTCCAAACCGAACCGTGGGTAAGCGGCCCTGACCACGCAAAACGCTGATCAGAGTGGACCAGAACCTTTGTGAACGGAGCTACATCGGGGTCGCTGAGAAACTGGGGTGCAATGGCGAACAGGAGCGCTGCCGCAAAGGATGGCGGAGCGGCGGTCACCCAACGCGAGGCGTCATCTCCAGTGGTCTCAACAAACTGGCGCGCAAGCGTCTCTGACAGATGGAGAGTTGTCGGACCGTAGGCACGGCCTTCAACGGACGAGAGTGACATTTCGCGAGCATACCGTTGGATGCCGCTTCCAGTCGAACGAATGCTGCGGCACATGCGCCATACGCAGGTACGATTCGCCCCATGGTCTCACGTCGCCTCTTCGGCACCCTGATTGGTGCGGCGTTCGTCGTTGCCGCCTGCACCGGACAGTCAGCCGACCGGTCCTCGCTCACCACATTGGCACCGCTCGCGACCACCACCAGTGCGGCAACGACAACGAGTACGTCGACGACCACCACATCGACGACGACCACCACAACGGTCCCACTCTTCTCAGCAACCGGGGTGGTTACGAATGCGCAGGGGGCGGCGCTTGGCGGTGTCACGATTCAGTCGGGCGGCGTACAAACGACTTCGTTTCCCGACGGTTCGTTCATTCTCGAGGATGCACCGCTAGGTGTTGTGGTCGCGTCGCGACCGGCATGGCTCACCGCGCAGCTTGTCTGGAATGGGGAATCGACGCTGACCATCGTGATGGAGCCGAGAATCGTCCGAGCCATCCGGGTGTCGCGGGCTGTGGCAGCAGATCCGGCAGCGTTCGAGCGCATCCTCACCATTGCCGACACGACGACGGTGAATGCGCTCGTGTTCGACACAAAAGATGAGTCGGGGTATCTGCTCTACAACTCCGAGGTCGCAAAAGCTTCCGAGATCGGGTCGAACCGCGACGTCTATGACCCGGCAGCGTACATTCAACGGGCCAAAGACCACGACCTCTACACCATCACTCGTATCGTCACATTCGAAGACGCTGTTTGGGCGAAGGGTGATCCGTCCGCTGTGGGGGCCGGGTCGTGGATCAACGCGACCGACGAATCGACGTGGGAGTATCCACTCGCACTCGCCGCCGAGGCTTGCGAGCTCGGATTCGACGAAATCCAATTCGACTACGTACGTTTCCCATCGGGGAGAACCGCGACTCGCCTGCGCCAGACCATGCCGACCACTCAGGACCTGCGCGTCACAACCATAGAATCGTTTCTTTCGCAGGCCCAAACATTGCTCCACGCAATGGGTTGCGCAATCTCGGCCGATATCTTTGGGATCGTGATGACGTCGCCAACCGACGAGGGCATCGGGCAGCGCCCCGAGGAGCTATCAGCCGTAACCGACGCGCTCAGCCCGATGTTGTACCCGAGTCATTTTGGACCGGGCTGGATAGGCTTCGACGACCCGAACGACTTCCCCGGCCCCGTCGTGGCACACTCGCTCGATCTGGGAATACCGAGGCTGACTGGCACCGCGGTCGTACGGCCGTGGCTTCAAGGGTTCTACTACAACGCCGCCCAAGTGCGTATCCAGATCGAAGAAGCCGAAAATCGGGGACTCGGCTGGATTGTGTGGAATGCCAACGGCAACTACGACACCGACTGGTTCCCGACCGAGACCGAATGACCGTTCTTGCGTCCAATAGTGCAGGATCCTGCGGTGGTCTCAAGTGGTGTGCGCGACGGGGTGACCTTTTTGAGGTGATTTTATGTCTCGTCCAAAGACCCCTTGGCGGGTAGCGCGGGTAGCGCTGTTTGAGTTGGCGAGGGGGGCGTCCATTGATGATGCTGCAACGGTGGCGGGGGTGTCTGCGCGTATGGTTGACCGGTTTGTCAACGAGTATGGGCGGATGACTATACGTGAAACAAAACCACGAGCTAACGCACTCACTTTCGGGGAACGCGAAGAGATATGGATGGGTATCCAACGTGGGGAGTCAAACACTGTGCTGGCGCAACGGTTGGGAAGGTCCCGTTCAACAATCTGGCGGGAGATCACTAACAATGGTGGCCGTGAAGGCTATCGCATGTCCCGCGCCCAGGATCGTGCCCATCGACAGGGACGGCGCCAGCGTCCAACGTGGGTTGAGACTAGGCCGTGGCTGTGGGATGTCGTGGTTGGGTTGTTGCTTTACGAGAAGTGGTCACCCGAGCAGATCGCTCACCGGCTTCGCATAGAGCACCCCAATGATTCATCATGGTGGGTGTCACACGAAACGATTTATCAAGCTATCTACGTCCAAGCCAGAGGCGGGTTACGTGAAGAACTCATGGCCTGTCTGCGTAGCGGGCGCACGGCACGTAAACCGCAGCGTCGTGGAGTGACCACTGGGGGCAGGATTACTTCAAAGGTGATGATCTCTCAACGACCTAGCGAGGTTGCTGATCGGGCTGTGCCCGGGCACTGGGAAGGAGACCTCATAGTTGGCAAAGGAAACAAAAGTTACGTTGCGACACTGGTGGAACGCACCACCCGGTTAGGGATACTCATCAAAATTGACTCCAAGGACGCCGGGCATGTTGCTCAACGCCTGAGTGAACATGTTCAGACACTCCCTACCCAGCTCTTCAAGACCCTCACCTGGGACCAGGGAACCGAACTTGCTGACCATGCCGTGTTCACTATCCGGACCGGGGTCCCTGTGTTCTTTTGTGACCCTCGTTCGCCGTGGCAACGCGGCTCTAACGAGAATTTCAACGGCCTCGTGAGGCAATTCCTCCCCAAAGGAACCGACCTCTCCCAACACTCCCAAGCCGACCTTGATGAATACGCCCGACTACTCAACAACCGACCACGTAAAACGCTTAACTGGGACAAACCAGCAGAGCAATACAACCAACTCGTCGCGGCCACAGCTTGAAACCACCTGCACTATTGGACGCA from Acidobacteriota bacterium includes the following:
- a CDS encoding DNA-directed RNA polymerase subunit beta; protein product: MTLARARKRLSFAKIPETQPLPNLIEIQHESFSWFLDHGLQRIFAEASPIEDFTGNLALELTDHRFGDAPLTIEEAKEQDSNFSKPLFVTARFLNRETGEIKEQQVFLGDFPMMTPNGTFIINGTERVVVSQLVRSPGVYFNAAQDKTSDKVLHAAKVIPGRGAWLEFDTDKKGTVGVRVDRKRRQYVTTFIRALGFAETDEEILELFDGNEMIRETLAKDTTTTRDEALLDLYRKLRPGELTTVESARGLIKTLFLNAKRYDLTRVGRYKLDQKFGRPGIDLENYDGTTHGLLSEEDMLDTIRYLIALSENQEGYFIDDIDNFANRRVRTVGELIQNQIRVGLSRLERVVRERMTTQDPEAITPQSLINIRPVVASIKEFFGTSQLSQFMDQPNPLAGITHRRRLSALGPGGLSRERAGFEVRDVHPSHYGRMCPIETPEGPNIGLIGSLATYAKVNRYGFIETPYRRVKNAKVSNQLDYLTASEEQGHIIAQANAPLNSDGTFRNDRVLVRMTGGEVDTVDKNLVDYMDVSPKQVVSVATSLIPFLEHDDANRALMGSNMQRQAVPLLRAEAPLVGTGVEARAAEDSGDVIISGVTGEIVEVTGDQIVVKETATNKKHTYHLRKFTRSNQGTCINQRALVKEGEKVKVGRVLADGPSTDNGELALGRNLLVAFMPWEGLNFEDAIILSERLVKDDVLTSIHIDEHEIDARDTKLGSEEITRDIPNVAEEVLHDLDDRGIIRIGADVAAGDYLVGKVTPKGETELTPEERLLRAIFGEKAREVRDVSLKVPHGEVGKAIAVKEFRREDGFDLPPGMNELVRVYVAKMRKISAGDKLAGRHGNKGVISKILPEEDMPFMADGTPVDIILSPLGVPSRMNLGQILETHLGWAAAQGWGEFSDVESAASTGAEPWQTVASPVFDGAHEDEILTMLRHATPNRDGDRLVDGEGKAQLFNGRTGLPFDSRITVGYIYVLKLIHLVDDKIHARSTGPYSMITQQPLGGKAQFGGQRFGEMEVWALEAYGAAYALQEILTIKSDDVRGRVKVYEAIVKGENIPEPGIPESFKVLVKEMQSLCLNVEMLSAGEEVDLTDLDEDIFRTAASLGIDITRPERPEMEPIV
- the rplL gene encoding 50S ribosomal protein L7/L12, producing MAKKTTEDLLTVFEEMSVLELSEFLKAFEDKFEVTAAAPVAVAAVATDGGDSAAVEEQTEFDVLLSAIGDKKIQVIKVVRELTSLGLKEAKGVVDNAPGPVLEGVDQAAADKAKEALEGAGASVEIK
- the rplJ gene encoding 50S ribosomal protein L10, coding for MPRPDKVKAVAELQERFEGAQAVFLAEYAGLSVKSQQELRRGLRESGAEFKVAKMTLTRLATAGLDIEGLEDLLVGPTGLAFADADPAAAAKVLATFAAENDAFTIKGAVLGVELLTPERVADLAKLPSRDELLAKLLGTMRAPMSNMAGLLAALPRNVASMMQQLIEKKEAAGDTTGAVDEPAEPVAADDSAVDEAVDDDTSSELSADDTVADEAAGSDTADDDAVANETADVASENVSQEQEEPADKAEEE
- the rplA gene encoding 50S ribosomal protein L1; this translates as MAKEAKKKAAVRRKYDSSQLHAPQDAVATVKSLAYASFDESVDAVFLLGIDPRQADQIVRGTVSLPHGTGKNVRICVFATGENAEAAEKAGADIVGGAVLATEFSKGRPLDFDVTIATPDMMPVVGKLGQLLGPRGLMPNPKSGTVTTDVATAVAEFKAGRVEYRNDRYGNVHVGIGRVSFSEEQLLENLIKLADEVQRARPASAKGFYMKKISISSTMGPGVRVDIAALMDAVKD
- the rplK gene encoding 50S ribosomal protein L11, giving the protein MGRKKLVTVIKLQIPAGQASPAPPVGPALGQHSVNIMDFVKAYNDATASQAGTIVPVEISVYEDRTFTFVTKTPPAAVLLRQAAKIEKGSSEPLKVKVGTVTRDQVRDIAETKMRDLNANDVDAAMLIIEGTARSMGLLVDG
- the nusG gene encoding transcription termination/antitermination protein NusG, producing the protein MNDVTQALETETDEVVDEEDAASAPYVEPEPESPYDLSGSWYVIHSYSGYENKVKANLKTRVKSMHLEDKIFDVVIPMEDVIEFKGGKKVTVQRKKFPGYILCRLYLDDDAWYAVRNTPGVTGFVGSGTKPTPLSRREVERILGVRKDEIEKEKPRFKPAWEVGETVRVVEGPFADFNGIVEDINVDQSKVRVLVDIFGRETPVELSFDQIVKF
- the secE gene encoding preprotein translocase subunit SecE, with protein sequence MRRLQAKEEERAKQRRKQGPAPRKRDRASFQQFFREVRQELKKVAWPGRKELTTFTLVVFITATALTGMTFGLDWGLQKVFLKLLGV
- a CDS encoding RNA polymerase sigma factor; this translates as MQPDAVRDSEEELITAAQSGDQSAFSELVRRHQHEVFTLALRLVGNRDQAADVSQEAFVRAWRHLEKFRGESKFSTWLHRITVNAAWSYRRKTKRHAIASLDELANAQPDLVSIGPARAAESAAMRPRLLKALDTLSPSVRAVVVLRDIYDWSHGQIAEHLEISVTAAKVRLHRGHKQLKTQLWDEYGEDK
- a CDS encoding MaoC family dehydratase N-terminal domain-containing protein, whose amino-acid sequence is MSLSSVEGRAYGPTTLHLSETLARQFVETTGDDASRWVTAAPPSFAAALLFAIAPQFLSDPDVAPFTKVLVHSDQRFAWSGPLTHGSVWTVSARVVSVRSRGAMNFVTLEASAAGDNGSSVKSTSVFLMGDEAGTADVAGQAEPAVDMSAKNEPAPGVMTGTEIGPIAKSASRLDLVRYAGVSGDFNPVHLDHDAAVRSGLAGIVVHGLLMSSWLLQIAAAATAGDSPLADARLRFKNPLFPGDQAAVSGTRTNTDGGPRVTLSLTGGETTLVTCQATLQAGE
- a CDS encoding IS30 family transposase, with amino-acid sequence MTIRETKPRANALTFGEREEIWMGIQRGESNTVLAQRLGRSRSTIWREITNNGGREGYRMSRAQDRAHRQGRRQRPTWVETRPWLWDVVVGLLLYEKWSPEQIAHRLRIEHPNDSSWWVSHETIYQAIYVQARGGLREELMACLRSGRTARKPQRRGVTTGGRITSKVMISQRPSEVADRAVPGHWEGDLIVGKGNKSYVATLVERTTRLGILIKIDSKDAGHVAQRLSEHVQTLPTQLFKTLTWDQGTELADHAVFTIRTGVPVFFCDPRSPWQRGSNENFNGLVRQFLPKGTDLSQHSQADLDEYARLLNNRPRKTLNWDKPAEQYNQLVAATA